Proteins encoded by one window of Lathyrus oleraceus cultivar Zhongwan6 chromosome 1, CAAS_Psat_ZW6_1.0, whole genome shotgun sequence:
- the LOC127135778 gene encoding uncharacterized protein LOC127135778: MSKMINILLLITCLVTISTGHKNNDMPVGLKEEDLELERQLSILNKSPIKSIHTKSGYIVDCIDINKQPAFDHPLLKNHKVQKKPIFERNITEKRVQNSSINPKFILVKFRCPRGTVPIRRTTKSDLIQDKSLFNAHNVTQNGSINKFARVYLKQASSPYYGVSGTISVWNPKVYKGQSSTGYLYVLNGEGDNINKISLGWHVSPQLYNDGETHLYLFWASGKEGCFNMLCKGFIQVDRSYHFGARISKTSTYGGNIIELPLKISRDNVGNWWLKVVDKDIGYFPAALFSRLSTRADEVGWGGYTVTPAGTTSPAMGSGYKPDNDATHASYFKFVKYLLIIGTEVDPLPLMVDTYNDAPNCYGVTNYQKTKKDFGYSLQFGGPGGNCRT; the protein is encoded by the exons ATGTCAAAAATGATCAACATATTGTTATTGATTACCTGTTTGGTGACCATTAGTACTGGCCACAAAAATAATGATATGCCTGTTGGGTTGAAAGAAGAAGATTTAGAATTGGAGAGACAACTAAGTATCCTTAACAAGTCTCCTATAAAGAGTATCCAT ACAAAATCGGGATATATAGTTGATTGTATTGATATTAACAAACAACCGGCTTTTGATCATCCTTTATTAAAAAATCACAAAGTGCAG AAAAAACCAATTTTTGAAAGAAATATTACAGAAAAAAGAGTTCAGAATTCATCAATCAACCCTAAATTTATACTTGTGAAATTTAGATGTCCTCGAGGAACCGTTCCTATTCGAAGAACAACAAAAAGTGATCTAATTCAAGACAAATCTTTATTCAATGCACATAATGTAACTCAAAATGGTTCCATTAATAAG TTTGCTCGTGTGTATCTTAAACAAGCAAGTTCTCCTTATTATGGAGTTAGTGGAACTATTAGTGTTTGGAATCCAAAAGTTTATAAAGGTCAATCGAGTACCGGTTATTTATATGTTTTAAATGGAGAAGGAGATAACATTAACAAAATTTCTCTCGGATGGCAT GTATCTCCACAATTATATAATGACGGGGAAACTCATTTATACTTGTTCTGGGCG TCAGGTAAAGAGGGATGCTTTAATATGTTATGCAAGGGTTTCATTCAAGTGGACCGATCATATCACTTCGGTGCACGTATATCTAAAACATCTACCTATGGCGGAAATATTATTGAGCTGCCACTTAAAATTTCTCGG GATAATGTAGGCAATTGGTGGTTAAAAGTGGTAGATAAGGATATTGGATATTTTCCTGCAGCTTTATTCTCCAGATTGTCCACTCGAGCTGATGAAGTAGGATGGGGTGGATATACAGTAACTCCGGCTGGTACTACTAGTCCAGCAATGGGTTCCGGATACAAACCAGATAATGATGCTACTCATGCATCTTATTTTAAGTTTGTTAAATATTTGCTAATAATTGGAACCGAAGTTGATCCTCTACCACTTATGGTAGATACTTATAATGATGCTCCTAATTGCTATGGAGTTACAAACTATCAAAAGACAAAAAAGGATTTTGGGTATTCTCTTCAATTTGGAGGACCAGGTGGTAATTGTAGAACTTAA